GGCGGCCTGCCCGAGGGCGTCCTCCTCAGCCACGCCGGCGAGCAGGAGCGGCAGGGCCACGTTCTCCAGGACGGTGAGGGGCGGAAGCAGGCTCGGCCCCTGGAAGGAGAACGAGACCAGGCCGGGTCGAAGCGAGGACGCCGGTCCCAGCGCCGGCCATTCGATGGTCCCGGTCGTGGGCCGGTCCAAAGCTGCGATGAGGTGCAACAGGGTGGACTTCCCGCTTCCCGAGGGGCCCACCACGGCGATGTGGTCTCCGGGGTGCACCTCGAAGGTGGCCTCCCGGAGGGCAGACACCGGCGCGGACCCCGATCCGAACGTCCGGGAAAGGCCCGACCCGTGGACCAGAAGGTCACCCATCGAGCACCCGTCCGTCCGAGAGCCGGACCACGCGGGTGGCGCCGCCGGCCACCCGCTCGCTGTGGGTCACCACGACGACCGCCCCGCCGTCGGCGGCCCGGGCCTGGAGGAGCCCCAGCAGCGACGCCTCGGTCGCCGCGTCGACCTCGCCGGTCGGTTCGTCTGCCAGCAGGACGGGGGATCGTTGGCCAGGGCGATGGCCAGCCCGGCCCGGGCGGCCTCACCGCCGGAGAGCGTGCTGGGGCGGGCCCCGGATCGCTGCGCCAGCCCGACCCGCTCCAGCAGGTCCTCGGGATCGGGCCGCCGCTCTCGAGGTCCCATCCGCTGGGCCATCCGGACGTTCTGGGCCACCGTCAGGTGCTCGAGCAGGTTGCCGGACTGGAGGAGGATGCCGATCCATCGCGCCCGCAGGGCAGCTCGGACGTTCTCCGCTCGCCGGGTCATCCGGCGTCCGGCAACAGCGACGTGGCCCCCGTCCGGCTCATCCAGCCCGGCCAGACAGGAGAGCAGGGTCGATTTCCCGCTGCCGGAGGGGCCGACCACGGCCACCAGTTGGCCCCGTCGCACCGTCACGGACACACCGCGGAGGGCGAAGGTCTCGTCGTCCCCCGCGTGGTAGAAGCGGTACAGCTCCCGGGCCTCCAACAGTGGGGCGCCCTCGGACGCCTCTACGTCCACCGGAAGCTCTGAGCGACCAGCCGCCACGGGTCCACGTTGTCCGCGCCCACCGGGCCGGACAGGATCAGGTCCGCCTCCTCGCCCGTGTGGAAGAAGTCGAAGCGGACCACCTCCAGGCGGTACTGCTTGCCGGTCACGTCGTTGGGGGCGCTGTTCTCGCCATACGTGAGGACCACCGCGCTGCCATTGGGCAGGGACACGTCGATCGGGTTCGTGCTGTAGGGGATGGTGCAGGTCGGGGCGCAGCTCAGGACGTTCCCCAGGAGGAACGCGCGCTCCGTCGCCTGGAGCGAGGGGACCTGCCGCGCCTTCACGCTCGACACCGTGGGGGCCGAGGACGCGGGCGACCAGGTCACGGTCACGGTGTTCAGCTTGTCGGTGAAGGAGACGGCGGACGCCGTCGTGGTCCGGGACCACCCCTCCGGGACCTTCACCAGGAAGTGGCCCTTGGGAGAGCGGTACGGCACGAACTGGGTGCTGTCGGGGATGTCGCCCGGCGGGTTGCTCTCGGCCGGGACCGGCGATTCCGACGGAACCGCCGACTCGCTCGATCCGGGACTGTGGGGGGACGAGCCCGACGTCGTCGCCGGGATGCTGGCGCCGGGCTGGCTGGCTCCGGTGCCTCCGGTCAGACCGGTCACTCCGGTCAAGGCCGACGAGCCACCGGCGCAGGCCGACAGGAGGACGGCGACCCCAAGCAGCACGAGCAGGATGGCGTGGGTGCGGCTGCTGGTTGGCATGGTGGGCTCCTGGTCGTGGGGCATCAGGTGCCTGTGTACCTCCGGTTCGATGAGAGAACGGTGAGAATGGCGGCAGGGAGCCCGAACTCTCATCGTTCCTTCATCATTGGCTCACGACACTGACGGTCGTCGAAGGACCCAGGGGCGCAGGGAGCGCTGGTGCGGATTCTCATCGCGGAGGACGAGGTGAAGATGGCCCGGGCCATCCGGCGGGGCCTGGAGCACGAGGGGTACGCCGTCGACGTGTCCGGTGACGGCGAGGATGCCCTGTTCCGGGCCACCGAGTACGACTA
This genomic stretch from Actinomycetota bacterium harbors:
- a CDS encoding ATP-binding cassette domain-containing protein; its protein translation is MGDLLVHGSGLSRTFGSGSAPVSALREATFEVHPGDHIAVVGPSGSGKSTLLHLIAALDRPTTGTIEWPALGPASSLRPGLVSFSFQGPSLLPPLTVLENVALPLLLAGVAEEDALGQAAAMIERLDLAAVASKLPEELSGGQAQRASVARALVGRPRIILADEPTGQQDRGTGQRVVDEMLGRAGALGAALLVATHDRTVAERLPLRWSLQDGQLDTGVVARSR